The window GACCACGCCGATCACCTCTCGCGGGTCGTCCGACCGGCGCTCGCCGAGGGCGACGTGGTGATCTCCGACCGCTACACCGACTCGCGGTTCGCCTACCAAGCGGCGTCGCTCTCGGAGTCGTATCTCAGCGGCGCGCGCGACCCGCTGCAGTACATCCAGGAGATCCACGGCGTCTTCTCGCACCCGCCGGACGCGACGATCTACCTCGACGTCGACCCCGAGACCGCGGCCGCCAGGGCCGGCGCGACCAACAAGTTCGAGCGCGCGGCGTACCTCGAACGGGTCCGGGAAAACTACGAACGGCTCATCGAGGCCGACCCCGAGCGCTTCGTCCGCGTCGACGCGACGCGGCCGCTCACCGAGGTCGTCGACGTCGTCGGCGACCACGTCGAACGGCTGGTCGGCGACGAGTTGTCGTAGGCGACCCGGACAGTCGGCGGCGGAACGGGCTGGTGTCTCTCAGGGTCCATCGACCGTTTTCCACTCAGATCCGATCGACTGTTCCCTCTCAGGTCCGATCGGGCAGATCGATCTCCTCTGGCGGCGGGACGTACAGGGTATCGATGGTGAACCCGAGCGCCAGCGGGAGTCCGACGGCCGCCCCCAGAAGCGCCGTCCCGCCGAGGTTCAATCCCGCACCGATCGGGAACACGCCGAAGAAGACGAGCGTCGTCACGAGGAGGACCACGGGGATGATCGCGAACGAGTAGATCACGTAGCCCCACTGGGTCTTCAGCCGAAGCCGGAAGAACCGGGTGAGGACCGCCGCGAACAGGGTGTGGACCACGAGCACCGCTCCGAACAGGACGAGTCCGACGACCGAGGCCATACCGGCGGTAGGGGTGCGGAGGACTTTACGGGTTCGGCTCCGGTGCCGCGCCGACGCCCGTCATACTAATTACTCTCACTTTTCACCGTCGAGCGCCGGCAACGGGGTGGCGCTCGGCGGGAAGAGACGAGAGTACCCGGTCTCAGTCCATCGCGATGTAGGTCTTCGTGTCGGTGACGCCGGTCAGTCCCTGAATGTCGCTCGCCGACGCGTTCAGCACCTCGTAGACCTCCTCGGCGTCGGTCTCCGCGATGATGTCGTACGCGCCCGCGACGACGTGCGCCTCGGTGACGTTCGCGAGTCCCCGGACGGAGTCGACGAGCTGCTCGGACTTCCCCGGGCCGGTCTTCACCATAATGAACGCGTGCACCATACTACCACGGTACGCGGTACCGTTTCAAAGTGTTTGCGCCGACCCAGCGCGGTCGGCAGTTCGGACCGCCCGGTCCGGCCGGGGCGCAGGTACCTCACGGACGTTCCGGAGAAACATTATTCACGCCCGCCGGCGTACGGCACTGTATGCGGTTCGTTATCATTGGTGCAGGTCGCGTCGGACTCCGGACCGCCC is drawn from Halobellus limi and contains these coding sequences:
- a CDS encoding Lrp/AsnC family transcriptional regulator, whose protein sequence is MVHAFIMVKTGPGKSEQLVDSVRGLANVTEAHVVAGAYDIIAETDAEEVYEVLNASASDIQGLTGVTDTKTYIAMD
- the tmk gene encoding dTMP kinase, encoding MLLTLEGLDGSGKTTAWEALEDEYSEATFTREPTDSWYGDAVERSMRDDDADPLAELFLFTADHADHLSRVVRPALAEGDVVISDRYTDSRFAYQAASLSESYLSGARDPLQYIQEIHGVFSHPPDATIYLDVDPETAAARAGATNKFERAAYLERVRENYERLIEADPERFVRVDATRPLTEVVDVVGDHVERLVGDELS